A genome region from Brassica oleracea var. oleracea cultivar TO1000 chromosome C2, BOL, whole genome shotgun sequence includes the following:
- the LOC106324203 gene encoding glutathione S-transferase T3-like, whose amino-acid sequence MDYNPYPNYVDLLNSQHESVIGLDSPTHPKVSSFGDTPAERREQRTWTPTDDIVLKDPVVGNEQKSGTFWNRITAFFAASPKLAGCEKREAGHCKQRWHKINDLVCKFCGAYEAAAREKTSG is encoded by the coding sequence ATGGATTACAATCCATATCCAAATTATGTTGATCTTCTTAATAGTCAACATGAAAGTGTCATTGGTTTAGACTCTCCGACACATCCCAAAGTTTCAAGCTTTGGTGACACGCCTGCAGAGCGTCGAGAGCAAAGGACGTGGACGCCCACTGATGACATAGTGCTCAAGGATCCCGTAGTGGGGAATGAGCAAAAGTCAGGTACGTTCTGGAACAGAATCACAGCCTTTTTTGCTGCTAGTCCGAAGCTCGCAGGGTGTGAAAAAAGGGAAGCAGGGCACTGTAAGCAACGCTGGCACAAGATCAATGATCTTGTGTGCAAGTTCTGTGGAGCATATGAGGCTGCAGCTAGAGAGAAAACTAGCGGCTAA